The following coding sequences are from one Schizosaccharomyces osmophilus chromosome 1, complete sequence window:
- the sir1 gene encoding sulfite reductase beta subunit Sir1, translating into MSLKASITNTQEAVTRVAFRCADSLYVVHPTNETLDTTFQEAVQDLRKVKALNVSGKSTSVVSLKSHADPFAHLTDFFFAEQESPVPTPKHIVSAVASADSLFFATPHLYKLSHQPVVAHIALDPTEPFDFASVRDTGFVILLSGNCPNGSEQDALNDVLQTAALAHNLAVRQNTGVLHFYTPIYNSSVALEDLDFLPSKEDLEAARVVDLLPESQETEEVEKSSSYVPPVYDQPARDAASYAFLSQSFKPFEYYGPSDASNVLLAFGSASPLLSKNALQQGSVGIVVIRVLRPWLPNDLFSGLPSTVKRIAVLEPLGNLPRKWDPLYLDILAALVSAKANIQLLAVKYGLQSTKHVADIVSAAIDNISGSAKPSIVADFTETGKQVFVPTPPAIEDVYHKLLQRVFKARLNVVNDPTTAKPAVSSHLIISPQFALGTVLEYEKQRRTFCDEVASLLKTESSEISAESLQVLSNWIVSVDNMDSPVDPELVVAELKKDSSTGIKSLLDRSHFFTNVSHWIIGSDSWAYDLGNSALHQALCLESNVNLLIVDTQPYSTREIVRASSRKKDIGLYAMNFSNAYVASTALYSSYTQVISSILEADRFKGPSVVLAYLPYHSPSDDAITVLQETKKAVDVGYWPLYRWTPALQDGERSDFQLDSERIRNELRAFLERDNYLTQLTLRKPTLSKTLSQSFGADVRHKQNIDARNALNQLIEGLSGPPLTILYASDGGTAENVAKRLHHRASARGSKCKIMVMDDYPVEELPKEANVVLLASTAGQGDFPQNGHEFWEAFKNADLALNNLNYGVFGFGDYEYWPRKEDKLYYNRPGKQLDAKFQEFGAKPLLPLGLGNDQDPDGWETAYSTWEPELWAAMGLDKVDVDIDEPKPITNEDIKTASNFLRGTIMEGLADNSTGALSEHDCQLTKFHGIYMQDDRDIREERKKQGLEPAYGFMIRARLPAGICTPEQWLAMDDISAKWSNKTLKMTTRQTFQWHGVLKGNLRNAIRSISKVLMTTLGACGDVARNVTCSSAPENEEVHAQLYEASKEISNSLLPTTSSYHEIWIEDPDSVQKKKIAGEVAQDVEPLYGPTYLPRKFKVGIVAPPYNDVDIYTNDVGLVAITEGTKVVGYNLAVGGGMGTTHNNKKTYPRLGTVLGYVPNDKVVDAVKGVLIVQRDNGDRENRKQARLKYTVDRLSVETFKQKTEEVSGFAFEPAREHAPFVKNTDDFDGWNQTEKGKYWRTIFIENGRIEDSGELLFKTGLRELAEKFYEKKSKAEFRLTANQHLILSNVSSEELEWVSELLAKYKLDNTAFTGLRLSSAACVAFPTCGLALAESERYLPKLITRVEDIINEAGLQKDSIVMRMTGCGNGCSRPWVAEIACVGKAPDTYNLMLGGGHYGQRLNKLYRASVQEREILDLLRPLIKRYALEREDGEPFGDWVIRAGIITEVVNGGANGSVHEGVSAEAY; encoded by the coding sequence ATGAGCTTAAAAGCCTCCATCACAAATACGCAGGAAGCTGTGACACGAGTCGCTTTCCGATGCGCAGATTCCCTCTATGTTGTTCATCCAACCAATGAAACCCTGGATACAACATTTCAAGAGGCCGTGCAAGATTTACGAAAAGTTAAAGCGTTGAACGTTTCTGGTAAATCCACTTCTGTCGTCTCGTTGAAGTCACATGCCGATCCTTTTGCACATCTTActgatttcttcttcgctGAGCAAGAGTCCCCAGTCCCTACCCCGAAACATATTGTTTCAGCTGTAGCTTCTGCTGATTCTCTCTTCTTTGCTACACCCCATCTCTACAAGCTCTCTCATCAGCCTGTTGTAGCCCACATCGCTCTTGATCCTACGGAGCCTTTTGATTTTGCCTCCGTTCGTGACACCGGATTCGTTATCTTGCTTTCCGGAAACTGCCCCAACGGCTCTGAGCAAGACGCCTTAAACGACGTCCTTCAAACGGCTGCTCTTGCACACAATCTCGCTGTTAGACAGAATACCGGtgttttgcatttttaCACCCCCATCTACAATTCTTCAGTCGCTTTGGAAGACTTGGactttcttccttccaaGGAAGATTTAGAGGCTGCTCGTGTGGTCGATCTCCTCCCTGAATCCCAAGAGACAGAAGAAGTCGAGAAGTCATCGTCCTACGTCCCCCCTGTTTATGATCAGCCAGCTCGTGATGCCGCTTCGTatgctttcctttctcaaTCTTTCAAGCCTTTCGAATATTATGGTCCTTCCGATGCCTCTAACGTCCTTTTGGCTTTTGGCAGCGCTTCTCCTTTGCTCTCTAAGAATGCCCTTCAACAAGGATCCGTTGGCATTGTCGTCATCCGCGTTTTGCGTCCTTGGTTGCCCAACGATCTATTCTCCGGTTTACCATCCACCGTGAAGCGTATTGCCGTTCTAGAACCCCTCGGCAACCTTCCTCGTAAATGGGACCCTTTGTATCTAGATATTTTGGCTGCCCTTGTCTCCGCCAAAGCCAATATTCAATTACTGGCTGTTAAGTATGGTTTGCAATCCACGAAGCATGTCGCAGACATTGTTTCCGCTGCCATAGACAATATTAGCGGTTCTGCCAAACCCTCTATTGTTGCAGATTTCACGGAGACCGGCAAGCAGGTTTTCGTTCCTACTCCCCCTGCCATTGAGGATGTTTATCACAAACTACTTCAACGTGTGTTTAAGGCTCGTCTTAATGTCGTAAATGACCCTACTACCGCTAAGCCTGCTGTATCTTCTCATCTTATTATCTCTCCTCAGTTCGCTTTGGGTACCGTATTGGAATACGAAAAACAACGACGTACTTTCTGTGATGAAGTTGCCTCTTTATTAAAGACCGAATCTTCTGAAATTTCAGCTGAATCCTTACAAGTTCTTTCCAACTGGATTGTCTCTGTCGATAATATGGACTCGCCAGTTGATCCTGAACTCGTCGTTGCAGAACTCAAAAAGGATTCATCCACTGGCATTAAGTCTTTGCTTGACCGTTCTCATTTTTTCACAAACGTTTCTCATTGGATCATCGGTTCCGACTCTTGGGCTTACGATTTGGGCAATTCGGCCTTGCACCAAGCTCTTTGCCTTGAATCTAATGTTAATTTGCTCATTGTTGATACTCAACCTTATTCCACTCGTGAAATTGTCCGTGCTTCCTCTCGCAAAAAGGATATCGGTCTGTATGCCATGAACTTTAGCAATGCCTATGTCGCTTCTACGGCTCTTTACAGCTCTTATACTCAGGTCATATCTTCTATTTTAGAAGCTGACAGGTTTAAGGGTCCTTCGGTTGTTTTGGCTTATCTTCCTTATCATTCCCCTTCTGATGATGCTATCACCGTTTTACAAGAAACCAAGAAGGCGGTTGACGTTGGTTACTGGCCTTTGTATCGTTGGACCCCTGCTCTTCAAGATGGTGAACGCTCTGATTTCCAGTTGGATTCCGAACGCATTCGTAATGAACTCCGAGCTTTCCTTGAAAGGGATAATTATTTGACACAATTGACCTTACGGAAACCTACGTTATCCAAAACTCTTTCCCAGTCCTTTGGTGCTGATGTCCgtcataaacaaaatattgaTGCTCGTAATGCTCTTAACCAGCTAATTGAAGGTTTATCTGGCCCTCCTTTAACAATTTTGTATGCCTCAGACGGTGGCACTGCCGAAAATGTCGCTAAACGACTCCACCATAGAGCAAGCGCCCGTGGCTCCAAATGCAAAATTATGGTGATGGATGATTACCCAGTTGAAGAGCTACCAAAGGAAGCTaatgttgttttgttgGCCAGTACCGCTGGTCAAGGTGATTTCCCCCAAAATGGTCATGAATTCTGGGAAGCATTTAAGAATGCTGATTTGGCTTTGAATAACTTGAATTATGGTGTGTTTGGTTTCGGTGATTACGAATACTGGCCTCGTAAGGAAGACAAGCTTTATTATAATCGTCCCGGTAAACAGTTGGATGCGAAATTCCAAGAATTTGGAGCCAAGCcccttcttcctttgggATTGGGTAATGACCAAGATCCTGATGGTTGGGAAACTGCTTATAGTACTTGGGAACCTGAGCTTTGGGCAGCAATGGGCTTGGACAAGGTCGATGTCGACATTGACGAACCCAAGCCTATCACCAACGAAGATATTAAAACGGCTTCCAATTTCTTGCGTGGTACTATCATGGAAGGTTTAGCTGACAATTCTACTGGTGCCCTCTCGGAACACGATTGCCAATTGACCAAGTTCCATGGTATTTATATGCAGGATGATCGTGATATCCGTGAAGAGCGTAAAAAACAAGGACTTGAGCCTGCTTATGGGTTTATGATTCGCGCTCGTTTACCAGCTGGTATTTGCACTCCTGAGCAATGGTTAGCCATGGATGATATTTCCGCGAAGTGGAGTAATAagactttgaaaatgactACTCGTCAGACCTTCCAATGGCATGGTGTTCTTAAAGGAAACTTGAGAAATGCTATTCGTTCCATATCTAAGGTACTCATGACCACTTTGGGTGCCTGTGGTGATGTTGCTCGTAACGTTACTTGTTCATCCGCTCCCGAAAATGAGGAAGTCCATGCTCAACTTTATGAAGCTTCTAAGGAAATCAGCAACTCTTTGCTCCCTACCACCTCGTCTTACCATGAAATTTGGATTGAAGATCCAGACTCtgtacaaaagaaaaagattgcCGGTGAAGTTGCCCAAGATGTCGAGCCATTGTACGGACCCACTTATCTTCCAAGAAAATTTAAGGTTGGTATCGTTGCACCTCCATACAACGATGTCGACATTTATACAAATGATGTTGGTCTTGTTGCTATTACAGAAGGCACTAAAGTGGTTGGTTACAATTTAGCTGTTGGTGGTGGTATGGGAACCACTCACAACAACAAGAAAACGTATCCCCGTCTTGGTACAGTTCTTGGTTACGTTCCTAATGATAAAGTTGTTGATGCTGTTAAAGGTGTTCTTATAGTTCAACGTGACAATGGTGATCGTGAAAACCGTAAGCAGGCTCGTCTTAAATATACAGTAGATAGATTGAGTGTTGAGACGTTCAAGCAGAAAACTGAGGAAGTGTCTGGATTTGCTTTCGAACCTGCTCGTGAACATGCTCCATTCGTTAAGAATACCGACGACTTCGATGGCTGGAACCAAAccgaaaaaggaaagtatTGGCGCACAATCTTCATTGAAAACGGTCGTATTGAAGATAGTGGGGAACTCCTTTTCAAGACAGGTTTGCGCGAGCTTGCTGaaaaattttatgaaaagaagtCTAAGGCCGAATTCCGTTTAACAGCTAATCAACATCTTATTCTGTCTAATGTTTCTTCTGAAGAGTTAGAGTGGGTTTCTGAATTGTTGGCTAAGTATAAGCTTGACAACACTGCCTTTACTGGCTTACGTCTTTCTTCAGCTGCATGTGTTGCTTTCCCCACTTGCGGACTTGCGTTGGCCGAAAGTGAACGCTACCTCCCTAAACTTATCACCAGGGTTGAAGACATTATTAATGAAGCTGGGCTTCAAAAAGATAGTATTGTTATGCGTATGACCGGGTGTGGTAATGGTTGCTCTCGTCCTTGGGTGGCCGAAATCGCCTGTGTGGGTAAAGCACCAGACACTTACAATTTGATGTTGGGTGGTGGTCATTATGGTCAAAGACTCAACAAGCTATATCGCGCATCAGTTCAAGAGCGCGAAATTTTGGATCTTTTGCGTCCTCTTATCAAACGTTATGCTTTAGAACGCGAAGATGGAGAACCTTTTGGTGATTGGGTTATCCGGGCAGGCATTATCACAGAAGTTGTTAATGGCGGTGCAAACGGTTCTGTTCATGAAGGTGTTTCTGCTGAAGCATATTAA
- the prp22 gene encoding ATP-dependent RNA helicase Prp22 has translation MDDLEELEYLSLVSKVASEIKNHTGIDDKTLSEFVINLYEQSKTFDEFKENVQASGGDFAESFLQNVARLIRELHPKLKAKILGDQDSVGKNKTAVPNLTPESDNADRKRELFPGLSIPDHRNLENSNQDSDLMNDTMNELDRLSSSSRSRRPDSTRDIFYRERSRSPPRSSRNGDRHPADRYVPTRSRDSSSTYRRQKTNAFNGFPQLNEIYPGIVSGIKEFGAFVTLDGFSQRTDGLVHISNLMSGRRVEHPSEVVAYGQPVLVKVNRVDEASKRIGLSMKEVDQITGEDLKPKTEDNVIYRGTGANSVGLNADEKNVQTTDFFDVGKNNGRKRLTSPEIWELQQLAASGAISSSSIPGFQEELTTFNNPELKPEDDEDFEIELRDEEPRFLAGQTKLSLKLSPIKVVKAPDGSLSRAAMQGQVLASDRREMRQKEARMQSEKELEKQDLSLVWNDTMARPEDKKFAQEIRSSATQQMTTQMPNWRQQSVKGPDVSYGRKTTLSMKEQRENLPVFKLRKAFLEAVFKNQVLVLLGETGSGKTTQITQYLAEGGYTDNRKIVGCTQPRRVAAMSVAKRVAEEVGCRVGEEVGYTIRFEDKTSRMTRIKYMTDGMLQRECLVDPLLRKYSVIILDEAHERTVSTDVLFGLLKHTVTRRSDLKLIVTSATLDAERFSSYFHKCPIFTIPGRSYPVEVLYAKQPESDYLDAALLTIMQIHLTEGPGDILVFLTGQEEIDTSCEILHERTKMLGDSVPDLVILPVYSALPSEVQSRIFEPAPPGGRKVVIATNIAETSLTIDGIYYVVDPGFVKQSCFDPKLGMDSLVVTPISQAQARQRSGRAGRTGPGKCYRLYTENAFQNEMLPSPIPEIQRQNLSYTILMLKAMGINDLLNFDFMDPPPAQTMIAALQNLYALSALDDEGLLTPLGRKMADFPMEPQLSKVLITSVELGCSEEILTIIAMLSAPNIWSRPREKQQEADKHRAQFSNPESDHLTLLNVYTAWKTNRCSDNWCYEHYIQARGLRRVEDVRKQLLSLMDRYHQPVISCGRNRELILRALCSGHFTNVAKRDSHEGCYRTTVENAQVYMHPSSVLFGKPAEWVIYHELIQTTKEYMHTVSTIHPRWLVEVAPTFFKFANPNQISKSKKGTKVVPLFNRFEKADEWRISKQKKGR, from the exons ATGGATGATTTAGAGGAATTGGAGTACTTGTCCCTCGTTTCAAAGGTCGCCtctgaaataaaaaatcataCTG GGATTGATGATAAAACTCTATCTGAGTTTGTAATAAACTTATATGAACAATCCAAaacttttgatgaattcaaGGAAAATGTTCAAGCATCAGGAGGAGATTTTGCAGAGTCCTTTCTACAAAATGTCGCCAGATTAATTCGCGAATTACatccaaaattgaaagcGAAAATCCTAGGTGATCAGGATTCTGTtggtaaaaacaaaaccgCGGTGCCTAATCTAACGCCTGAAAGCGATAATGCGGATCGAAAGCGGGAGTTGTTTCCTGGTTTAAGCATTCCCGATCATAGAAATCTCGAAAATTCTAATCAAGACAGTGATTTAATGAATGATACCATGAATGAGTTAGATCGGTTGTCCAGCTCTTCGCGTTCAAGAAGGCCGGATAGTACTCGGGATATTTTTTACAGAGAGAGGTCGAGAAGTCCCCCTCGTTCTTCTCGTAATGGTGATAGACATCCTGCAGACCGGTATGTACCTACTCGTTCGCGCGATAGTAGTTCTACTTATCGGCGTCAAAAAACTAATGCGTTTAATGGGTTTCCAcaattaaatgaaatatACCCTGGTATTGTTTCTGGTATAAAGGAATTTGGTGCCTTTGTGACATTGGATGGCTTTTCCCAAAGAACGGATGGTTTGGTCCATATATCCAACCTGATGAGTGGTCGGCGTGTTGAGCATCCCTCTGAAGTTGTTGCATATGGGCAACCTGTTTTGGTTAAGGTTAATCGAGTAGATGAAGCTAGCAAAAGAATAGGTCTCTCGATGAAAGAGGTTGATCAGATTACTGGAGAGGACTTGAAGCCCAAAACAGAAGACAATGTTATTTATCGTGGCACCGGTGCTAATTCTGTTGGTTTGAACgcagatgaaaaaaatgttcAGACAACTGATTTCTTCGACGTCGGTAAAAATaatggaagaaagagaCTGACTTCTCCTGAGATTTGGGAACTGCAACAGCTGGCTGCTTCAGGAGcaatttcatcatcaaGTATTCCTGGGTTCCAAGAGGAACTGACTACATTTAATAACCCTGAATTGAAGCCagaagatgatgaagattTCGAAATTGAATTACGTGATGAAGAACCTAGGTTCCTTGCTGGTCAAACAAAACTCTCCCTTAAGCTTTCTCCTATAAAAGTTGTAAAAGCACCCGATGGGTCTTTATCTCGAGCTGCAATGCAAGGACAAGTACTAGCTAGTGATCGTCGAGAAATGCgtcaaaaagaagcacGTATGCAAAGCGAAAAAGAGCTAGAAAAACAGGATCTATCGTTAGTATGGAATGATACAATGGCCCGACCagaagacaaaaaatttgCTCAGGAGATACGCAGTTCAGCAACTCAACAAATGACTACTCAAATGCCCAATTGGCGACAGCAATCCGTAAAGGGTCCAGATGTATCGTACGGGAGGAAGACGACTTTAAGCATGAAAGAGCAGAGAGAGAATCTCCCTGTCTTCAAACTTCGAAAGGCGTTTTTAGAAgctgttttcaaaaatcaaGTCCTTGTTCTGTTAGGTGAAACGGGTTCCGGTAAAACCACGCAAATTACTCAATATTTAGCCGAAGGAGGTTATACGgataatagaaaaataGTCGGTTGTACTCAGCCAAGACGTGTAGCTGCTATGTCAGTTGCGAAGCGCGTTGCTGAAGAAGTTGGATGCCGGGTTGGAGAAGAAGTCGGTTATACCATTCGTTTCGAAGATAAGACAAGTAGGATGACTCGAATTAAATACATGACAGATGGTATGCTTCAGCGCGAATGCTTGGTTGATCCACTCTTAAGAAAATATTCTGTTATCATTCTCGATGAAGCACATGAAAGAACTGTATCTACTGACGTTTTGTTTGGCTTACTGAAGCATACAGTAACGAGGAGAAGTGATTTGAAATTAATTGTTACGTCTGCCACGTTAGATGCAGAACGGTTTTCCTCGTATTTCCATAAATGCCCTATATTTACAATTCCTGGACGATCTTATCCTGTTGAAGTATTATATGCCAAGCAACCAGAAAGTGACTATCTTGATGCAGCATTACTTACGATAATGCAAATACATTTAACTGAAGGTCCAGGTGACATTTTAGTATTTTTGACAGGACAAGAGGAAATTGATACGAGTTGTGAAATTCTTCATGAAAGGACAAAGATGCTGGGGGATTCTGTACCTGATTTAGTAATTCTGCCAGTATATTCCGCGCTCCCTTCGGAGGTACAAAGTCGTATTTTTGAACCTGCTCCACCGGGAGGAAGAAAGGTAGTTATTGCTACAAATATTGCAGAAACTAGTTTGACGATTGATGGAATTTACTATGTAGTCGATCCTGGTTTTGTGAAGCAGAGTTGTTTTGATCCCAAATTAGGTATGGATTCTCTGGTCGTTACGCCGATTTCACAAGCACAAGCAAGACAAAGAAGTGGACGTGCAGGCCGTACAGGGCCAGGAAAGTGCTACCGGTTGTATACAGAAAATGCCTTCCAGAATGAGATGTTACCGAGTCCGATTCCTGAGATCCAACGTCAAAATCTTTCTTATACCATCCTTATGTTGAAGGCTATGGGAATCAATGATTTGCTGAACTTTGACTTTATGGATCCACCGCCAGCGCAAACGATGATTGCCGCATTACAAAATCTATATGCATTATCGGCACTGGACGACGAAGGATTGTTAACGCCATTGGGAAGGAAGATGGCGGACTTTCCTATGGAGCCACAATTATCAAAGGTTTTGATTACGAGTGTTGAACTTGGATGTTCTGAAGAGATTTTGACGATTATAGCCATGTTGAGTGCTCCCAACATCTGGAGTCGACCAAGAGAGAAGCAGCAAGAGGCGGATAAGCACCGTGCGCAATTCTCGAATCCAGAAAGTGATCATTTGACCCTACTGAATGTGTATACGGCATGGAAAACCAACAGGTGTTCTGACAATTGGTGTTATGAGCATTATATTCAAGCACGGGGGCTTCGAAGGGTAGAAGATGTGCGTAAACAGTTACTAAGTTTAATGGACCGTTATCACCAGCCCGTAATATCATGTGGTCGAAACCGGGAATTAATTTTGCGTGCATTGTGTTCTGGACATTTTACGAATGTAGCAAAGAGAGACTCACATGAAGGATGTTATCGAACGACGGTGGAGAATGCACAAGTGTATATGCATCCCAGTAGTGTGTTATTCGGAAAACCTGCGGAATGGGTAATTTACCATGAATTAATTCAGACGACGAAGGAGTATATGCACACGGTAAGCACGATTCATCCACGATGGCTGGTGGAGGTGGCACCgacattttttaaatttgcGAATCCAAACCAGATTTCCAAGTCGAAGAAGGGAACGAAAGTTGTGCCTCTATTCAATcgatttgaaaaagcagACGAATGGAGAATATCCAAGCAGAAGAAAGGAAGGTAA